The following DNA comes from Nocardioides sp. JQ2195.
GGCGTGGGGGGCTTCATGTCGACGCCCAACGTCCAGGGTCTCGACGACCTTGCGTCGGTGAACGGCGGCGTCGCGGACTTCCGCGAGGTCTACCTGACGAAGTAGGGAGACCTCACGGGAACAAGCGCGGGCCGTGGGCGAATGGGTGCTGGAATCCCCGTTCACCCACGGCCCCATTCACATCTCGAGGTGACCCGTGGAGAGCGACCGTGAGGCTCCCCGCAATCGGGAGCAGCGCCTCTGGATGCTTGACGGACAAGCGATCCCTCGATTGACACACCCACCTCTGCGAGTCGTCTTGGCGCTCGCCCCACTGAATCCGGAGCACTCATGAGTCAGGGCATCAACGTGTTTCCTCTCGGTCATCCGTTTCCCGCGCGGGGGCCGGACCCGGAATCGGACCTCCGATGAGCGCCACTTCATCGATGGACGGCAAGGTCGTCCTCGTGGCCGGTGGTGGCAGCGGAATCGGTGCACGGACAGCCCAGCTACTGGCCGAGCGTGGCGCCGCCGTCGCTGTCGCCGACGTGGCGATGGAGGCTGCAGAGCAGGTGGCCCGCTCGATCGCGAGTGAGGGCGGTACGGCGACGGCTCTGCATGTCGACCTGGGCGACGAGGAATCGGTGCGTGGGGCGTTCTCCCACGTGGAGGACACCTACGGTCAGTTGCACGGTCTGTTCAACGTTGCCGCCGACATGCGTGTCCTTCGGGAGGACACCGATCTGCTCGACCTCGACCTGGCGGTCTGGGACCGGACGATGGCGGTGGCGCTCCGTGGCTATGTGCTGACCATCAGAGAAGCCCTCCCGCGGCTGATCGACAGTGGCGGTGGCTCGATCGTCAACACAAGCTCGGGTGCTGCCTTCGTCGGAGAACCCCAGCGACCCGCCTACGCTGCGGCGAAGGCGGCGGTCGGTGCCCTCACCCGGCATGTCGCATCCCGCTGGGGGCGTCAGGGGATTCGGTGCAATGCGGTCGCACCCGGGCTGGTCAACACGCCCAGTGCGCGTACGAACTCGGAGAGCTTCTGGGATGCTGCGGTCACCGCCAACCCCAGCGGTCGGCTCGGGGAGCCGCTGGACATCGCCACTGCCGCGGCCTTCCTGCTCGGTGGAGAGTCGACCTGGGTCAACGGCCAAGTGATCGGTGTCGACGGCGGTAGCGTGATGCGCTAGTCGGCGAGCTCGGACACACGACATCCGGCCCGGACCAGGCGCTGACAGACCCCTTCAAGGCGCCTGCTGCTGCGAACTCGGCAGTGTGAGCGGGCTTGACCTGCCCCTGGCGAGAAGCGCACCGGCCCAGGTGGGAGTCACCGACCTTGCCACCGGAAGACACAGAGGAGAGGACTGCAATGGCGAATGTGCTTGAGGACATCAAGGCGATCGAACAGCTGAAGTACCGCTACTTCCGGGCCGGTGACACCCGGAACTGGGGCCTGCTCGAGGCGACGCTCGACCCGGACATCAGGGCCTCGTACGGCAACGGGCTGGAGTTCGACTCGGCGGCGGAGCTGGTGGAGACCGTCCGGAAGGCGATGGACAACTCCCGGCTCACAGTGCACTTCGCCCACCACCCCGAGATCGATGTCGACGGGGACGAGGCATCGGGAACATGGCTGCTGAGATTTCGCTCCGTCCAGAAGGCGAACCGGCAACTGGTCGAGGGAGCCGGCATCTACACCGACGAATACCGACGGGGTGCCGACGGCACCTGGCGAATCAGCCGGACGATGCTGGAGAGGCTCTACGAGTTCCAGACCTCGTTCGACGACACGCCCTCCTTCGAGTTGACGGCCGACCAC
Coding sequences within:
- a CDS encoding SDR family oxidoreductase — translated: MSATSSMDGKVVLVAGGGSGIGARTAQLLAERGAAVAVADVAMEAAEQVARSIASEGGTATALHVDLGDEESVRGAFSHVEDTYGQLHGLFNVAADMRVLREDTDLLDLDLAVWDRTMAVALRGYVLTIREALPRLIDSGGGSIVNTSSGAAFVGEPQRPAYAAAKAAVGALTRHVASRWGRQGIRCNAVAPGLVNTPSARTNSESFWDAAVTANPSGRLGEPLDIATAAAFLLGGESTWVNGQVIGVDGGSVMR
- a CDS encoding nuclear transport factor 2 family protein, yielding MANVLEDIKAIEQLKYRYFRAGDTRNWGLLEATLDPDIRASYGNGLEFDSAAELVETVRKAMDNSRLTVHFAHHPEIDVDGDEASGTWLLRFRSVQKANRQLVEGAGIYTDEYRRGADGTWRISRTMLERLYEFQTSFDDTPSFELTADHLAD